Part of the Drosophila santomea strain STO CAGO 1482 chromosome 2L, Prin_Dsan_1.1, whole genome shotgun sequence genome is shown below.
TCCATTCAGGGATCACTCTTTCCTAGTTATCCCATCAGAAAATTGAAGATTCGATTGCATCCCATTCTCTAATGGCATCCGCATCATATCTAGAACGCCAAAGGTTAATCGAAACACATTCGCTCGACTGGCGGCGCTGCGTACGGCGCACACTcggaaacagaaactgaaacggGAAGGCGTAAAATGAAAGCGGCGGCGGCGACGGCGGCAACGGCGATTTCAATAGGTGGTGGCGGTCCGGGCGGGCAGTCCAACCACCGGCGAGGTTGAAGAAGTTGTGCTTCTTTGTTGCTTGCGCACATCCAACCAATCCGAATACGAAAAGCGGCGTTTCAATTCAGCGAATGTTCCACACGATACCAGGTGAACAGAGCCGGTAGCGACGGTTTACAACATTTGGACGCGCTCGTTGGAAGCGTGATTGGCTGGCCAAGTGGGTGTGGAGGTGGGCAGATCGAGACCGGATACCTTCGGAGCGAGGAGCATGGCAACAATGTTGCAGTTGCTCGTGCTCCAAGGGGAATGGAAGTAGATACGTGTGTGCTGCACATAGTTATAGGTACAGAGATACACATATGGCATATATAGACCAGTCGAGTTGGATGTGCGAGCGAGTGGCGCAAAGTGGGGCTTCTTCTTGCTCTTtaagaaacaacaaacatttttaCTAGGTATCCAGCAGATTTAGCAGCATGCTGCTCGGCTAGCGAACGATTAGATTTCCAATGGAAACTCAATAGAAACGCCGTTAGAAGCCGCGCACGCAGGTGCGAGCGAGACGAGCGTAGGGATTAGAGAGATGCACAGATGTGCCAGTGCACTCATCAGCATCTGAATGCCAAACGTTAAGTGGTAAACGGTATGGTATGGGGGAGGTGTGGGGGTACTCTATAGCCACTCGGTTCAATTCTCCGGATAATCCAATTTGTCGATTCAATTCGCTTGCCTCTTCAGCGGCACAACTTTTTCTTTACGctgtgtggtgtggtgtgtcGTTTTCGACATTCCTCTTATTGTGTGTGCCCGCCCGACTTGTTGcatgtaataataataataacgaaCGAAACGGTATCGTAGCTGTTTAGTGGATGATTAAACTGAATTTAATCGTTTGCGAACAGGCGCTCAGCGTCGCAAAGGCGGTCGTCCGGCCATTATAGCCGCTGCGTTTCTCGCATTGAAATTCATACACGAGTTTAAATTGCTCACCGGATGGGCGGCGCTCTACGGTCGTCTCGCTCCCACACTCGTTCGGCGAGCACATTGCACCCCAGTGCCGAATTAGCTGCCTAGAACCGTTCTGACTCGATGGTGTTCGGTTTAACGCATTGCTGTAATCAAAATGCATAAGCAATTAATAAGTGTTCAAGctggataaataaataaaaataataatggcTGAGAGAATAAAGTAGACATTTGTCCAGATGGCAATACAATCAAAATATTGTATATCATAATATTTAGTAAATAGTGATTCAATAGTAATATTAGTAATAAGTTAACTAATTTGTTAATAtaagttattaatttatatatgtaataagattattttatatagtccattaaaaaaaattgtatactATGGAATTTCGTCTGGAAATGCATTCCCGGCTAACCATCCGATTTTCCACAGGGCACTCACATTACCCTTCTGTCATCTCGCTCGCTCCCGCAGCTCTCAGGCGTCAACCAAGAGCCGACCATCAGCCATCTTCGTCTGGCGACATTAATCGTCTTTCTATGATTTTGGCAATCCTAATAATGCCAATTCATGGGGTGGGCGCCTGTTAACTAGCAGCAGGCTTACAGCATTAACATGACGGAAATCGATAGCGATGATGATGGCAGTTCGGCTTCTGGATGGCACCCACTGGCCAACCTATTCTGCGGCTCTGTTAACATTTGCCCGTTAAAAATTCGATTTTATAGAATTCCAGCAACGCCCCGAAGAGCGAGAAAAGAGTTCTTCGCCCAGATAcatgtgcatatatgtacgtataatCGTAATTACAGAGTCGAGACCAAACAAAAGGCCCCTTGGAATTGGAAACGCGCTAACAGCCGAGAAGCCACGTTCAACGCATTCTGCGCGCCTCTTAGTTATTATGTCAGATCTGCAATGTGCGACTATAAAATACGTATGCGGCCGACGAGAATTTATTGACTCGACGCCCCCAGTTGGGGGTGTGAGTTATAAAATTGATGGCATAAACTGTCTGGTGAATTTATAAACCACACACCCATTTCACATTTGCATTTCCTGCCCTCCCAGGCGTTTTTTCGAGTGTATGGTAACGTTTTGCAGTCATTTTATGCGCCACCATGTGAGCGATGAACTTTTCAGCCTGCCAACCACGAACTGCCCACTTCTGGGGGCCTGGTAAAAATTTTCGGTTGTATGTTGGTAACATTTTGTGGTcccaaaaaatgtttgagCCCGCCAGCGGATGCGGCGGCAGCTCTGGCAACGCTTCTCGCCTTAAGTCCCCCTTGCCCATCCCTGCTCAGTTCCTCCAGCATCGTTGGAATTTTTGGGGCGGCATTCCATTCCCCCGAACGACCGCATACCTTGAATCGCGTCGAGGGCTAGGGTTGCCAGGCCAGCGCACTGGATCGAGGCGCAACAGGTGGCCGCCGCACTGACGGCCGCCCGGCAACCCTGGTCGGGCGTTCCACGGGCCAATGGCATTCCTAACATAACGAGCCGTCTGCTTTTTGCGCTGCTTGCCTGTTCGGGCAGCTGAGTGAAATTTCATGCAGCGCGATTCTCACAAATTTCGAATTCCCCACATATTTTCATGGCGTGCCGCTGGCATTTGTGTTACTTTTGCCTCCCCGTTCTCACTCTTCTCGTGATTATGACGTTATGGCTGGTGGCTTATGTTATGgttacatacatacgtatatgtTATGTATGGCTTACAAGCAGGGTGGCTGGCTTTCCGCTTCCAGTGTTTGTTTACGGCGCATCGCGACCTTGGGTGGGTGGGTCAATGGACTTGTGGGCTGGCAAATGTAGGTTCAAAAGCCTTCCAAGGTCAATGGTTTTATTTTAGGCTAGAGGACGATTGAGTTCGATATGTGACAAGTGCTTAGAATTGTAATCCGTCCCAATACGATGATGCATTTTTCAGACCTTGAGTGGGCTTACAATGATCCAAATAGagccataaattaaatattattatcaacgcattatatatataaatatgtataggGATAAATGAATGCATGCATTAAAAGGCATTTAGTCattgaaacattaaattaaagctTAATTAGAAATTCATTATTTAGATGTCAATGTCACATTTgagtaaaacaaaacaaaaatgttactAATTCCAATCTAAATAGTGAAAATCTTCCCTCTTTGTTTAAGTTGTTTTTGTATAGGATAATCGGTTTTTTATTCcaaaatattgcatttctgcAAAGGtgaagcaaataaaaataaaatattaaactatGTCTTATTTTCcatgtttttttaattaatactTAAATAAGAAACAGAATCGGATTTAGATGTAAATGTAATTTCCGCAAATAAGAGTATCTAGATACGATGACAATATAAAATAAGAGTGCGAAATCAACAAGGACTGTGGGTATAGTATAGTAGTACGCACACTGAAAATAAATTCTTGTAAGCTTCGCCACTCAAAGTGCATTACTTCAGCGCAGTCTTGCAGTGAGAAAGACCTGCTGGGCAACATATGGCGAACCAATGCGGTCTGCCCAACTAGTTGCTTCCATCGAAGTGAAGGAGGAGCATTGGTCGAGAGGAGGGCTCATTAGCCCCTCTCCAGATTACGCACTCCATCGATGCGACTCCTTAAATTCAAGGTTACGCCGCTCGACTGAAAGAGCCCAATCTCGTCCAGCTTTGTAGGACGGAGCCACCTTGCCGTGAGTGTTCCACTCCCACTGGCCGAAGGTGGGTGGCAGTGGTGCTGCTGGAGTTAGACGCACTATTGTCCTCTGCAAATCCTCATTGTAACAAGCGCCCAGAATCATCGCCTCACGCACAAGTCGCCCTGACTCCAGACTTCGAAAAAGTGCagcgacaacagcagcagcacaacagAATGCCAATGCAAAAAAGTTGCCATAAAgagacgacgacgatgacgacgacgtcCCCATCTCcgcatcaccatcaccatcgtCAGCGCCATcgcccaaaaataaatgcaacgCCTTCGAACGGACGATCTCCCAGATACTCCCGCTTGCCCCCGCATCCCGTCCAGGCCCTGGAGATCTCAACCCGTCGGATGCAATGTCCGTTGTTGCTgggatgttgctgctgtgctgtgctgctgcgtttgctgctgctcccagCAGGTTCATTGGCCCAGCTCAAGGCGATGCGacggaaaggaaaggaaatcGAGCGGAGAAGCACACAGCGAAAATTGAACGAGCAAATCATTCAGATTGCGTCCCGCAAACTGGTTTCAGGGTTACGACTGCGATGGACGCTTGTTATCGACTATATACTCTTCACGATGCACTGAATCATCTTGGCTATTCAAAAAACATGCTTCCGTTTTGTTCATACTGaacttgaaaaaaatataaaaatgtaccCTAAAATTATGAATTACAAACAAACATATTTGTCTTGTAcacttttattgttttcctGTATCTCAcatacatattaaatattttacctCTTTCCAGCTTAAGTAGTTACttgtaaatacaattttttcttCTATTGTATGcacataaatataaacatatataaattgtgGACCTGGAATGCTTTTACACGGCATAATTATAGCTTTGAGTATGAGAACTAATTTCTATACGCTAGAATAAAGTAGCCTGTGCGATcgtaaatataataaatataaatatatagcaaTGCAAACGCTACCGCAATACATAAATTCATTGGGTTAGGCGGGGTAGGTTTCTTGGCGACGTCCAACCCGTGTTAGTtgcattaaaataatatttggtGCCGTTGagtataaaataaactatatACTATAATGTCATAGTATGGTACAATGGTGTGATACCAAGATTCTAGCAAAGCAGGGCAATATTTCCGCTCTCGTTGCCAGCGAGGAAGGCTCGGTTCAGGGGCAACACGGCCAGCGAGGTGAGCACACCGCGGAATGTCTCCGAGCGAAGTTTGGTGATGGTGCTGAAGGCGTGGGAGTGGGCCACATCCGCATAGACGCCCACGCGGTTGCCAGTGGTTGCATACACCAAGGACGGGCCCACACTCTGCAGGAAATGGGCGGGTTCTGGGGGAGGtctttaaaaaacaataatattagTAACTTGTGATTGATGATAGCAGTCTCTCTATGACTCACTTGAGCTGGTAGTGCATGATACCATCGAGGGCATGCCAAACGGCCAGGCTGTGATCCAAGGCGGAGCTGACCAGGAACTGATCACTCGGAGCGGCCAGCTGCAGCAGATCACATTCCATTGGTCGCCACGAGTTGATCACCATGCCAGTGCGCGTGTCCAGCTGAACGATGCATCCTGACGAGAGTCCTGCTGCCAGCCAATTGCCGGAAGGCGCTACAGCCAGACATCGAACAGTAGCGTTGGGCAGTGAAGCATTGCACACCCGCCACTCGTTCACATACTCACAGCTCCGGGCATCCACCATCTTGACAGTGGACTCAGCTGTTCCGGCAATGACCAGCGGCGAATGGGAGGGCAAACATTTGACCACTGTGACAGCACTATGACGAGGAGCATCCAGTATGCCAAGCGGTCTTCCTATAAACGGATCCCACAGGTGAATGCCCGAATCACAGGACACCACATATCGCAAGGATTCCAGGAAGCCAAGTGAGTTAATGGACTTCTTGTGCGCCGTATAAGTGAACTGGCAGGCGCTCGTCTTGCGGCCATCTCCTTCGCTGCGAAGTGACCACAGCTTCACGGTCTTGTCCTTGGACGCGGAAATGAAACTGTTCTCATTATCCAGGGCATATATAGCGCGCACAGAGTTGGTGTGTCCTACAAACGACTGCAGGCGTATTTGCTTGAGATTAAGAGTCTGATTGTCCTTCTCATTGCGCGTCGTCTCATTGCGCCAGTAGGCCAACCAGTTGCCTTTCAGGTGGCGAGTTTTGGGCATCTGGTCCAGCTTGTACGCCACCATGTCGATGAGTTCCACATTGTTTCTGGCCACTTGCAGACGATTTCCCACGATCTGAGTGCCAAAGCTATTGGCGGCCAGTTCGCAGCTGGCGTCTACTGAGTCCACATCTTGTCCAGAACTCACACTGGTCGCTAGTTGGGTTTTGCTTTGTCCATTGGGTTGCTCATGTTCGTGACACAGGGTCAGCACAAAATCCAAGTTGCTCAGTGTCCTCTTCATGTTGGCCTCGCCCAGGAAGCGCAGGAATGTTAGGTAAGCAGTATGCGCCAGCTCCGGTCCAAACACATCCCTCAACTCCTCCAGCGCTCGCTCCGGCTGCGATGCACCACCAACGAGCGATAGATTAGCGAGATCGCAGGCAAAGTCATTTGGCAATCCAAAGGCCTTGTTGAAGATCAGGAAAAAGGGATTGAGCAGCGGCTGACAAAGGTGCTCCCGGGTCATATCCGAGCCCAAGCGAACGCTCAGAGCGTAGATCGCATCCAGAAACTTGCGCGCCAACAGAGAACGTCCCAGATAACCACTGGGCATCACAAGGTTTGTGGAGCTCAAGAGGCGCAGAATGGGCAGAAGGATTGCCTCCAGCATGATGTGCTGAAGGTGCTCCATGATGCTGGCATCGGTTAGACATGGAACCATGTATTTAAGCAGCTGCAGTGAACTGATGATGGCTCCCTCGAGGCTGCCAGTTATCCGTTTGGAGCACAGACTAATCAGTTCGCTGATGTGCGGGAAGTACTGCAACAGCAGAAAGTTTTCCCCATAGAGAGCTATAAACGACAAAGACAAATGATGATTATACCATGTGATAAGGATAACTATAGACTAACTTACCTGCAATGGACATGAGGCACTCCAGGACTCGAGCTGCACTCCGGTCGCCCACGACCCTCGCGTTGGCAATGCTGAAGTAATTGAGGTTCGCAGCATCGGGGCTGGAACTGAAACTGGATCCAACATCGTCCACCTCCGGAAGCAGGTTCTCTTGGCCCACGTAGCACAGGGAGAGGAGTTTCAGCAGGTTCCTGGTGATGAACCTAGAGGTGAGCACCGGACCCAGTCGATGCGACAGCCACACCAAACTCTCGGCACTCATCTCGCTGATGCGGTTATTCTGCACGGCCTTGGCTTCCGACAGGCGGGAGATGACCGATGCCTGGAGGGAGTCCGATGCCTCCGCTTCCGTCTCCTCAGCTGCAGGAGGTAGCTGCTCCACCGCCTGGCTGATCAGCTCAAAGCTGTCCACACTCTTCCGGGAACCAATATCGCAGTCGATGGCGCTCAGCTGAAAACTACGACGAATGCCACCGGCAGTGGGACACATGGGAATCTCAATGGTGGGCGAGCGGGGTCCTAGGGGAGGTGGAACCAGTACAGGCGGTGTTTGACCCTCTCTTAAAGACAGTTTATCTGGCGATATTCTTGCTCCATAGATGAGCTCGTTGATCACCAGTTTATCCGGGGAGCCATCCGATTCGCGAGCTTCCTCCGCACTGGCAGCACTGGTGCTGGGACGCATGTCGAAGGAGTCAATCGACTTGTTGTCCTGAGTGGACGCCCTGTCCTGGTCATCCTCGAAGGTGAAGAGCTCCTCGATGTCAGGCTTCATTTCTGCCGCCACTGCCTGATGATGAACTTCATTTTCCGAGGCAAAGTTGAGATTTTTACTCGTCCTTCTGCTGCCGCCACTGTGATAGTGATAGCCATTGCCCTGCTCCGGTTCCTTGTAGCCACCAACTGCTTCAATGAGCGGCGCAATAAAGTGATGCAGAAAACAGCGGAGCCCGAAACGCACAATTAGACGAAGCAGGAAACTGTGGTGATAAAGCTTCACCGATTTCCGGGACTTGAACGAACTGCTGGCCGAGAAGCGGAGATGTCCACCGCTGCTGGTGGAGCCATTGGAGCCACCATCGTCCGGCGAACTGACGCTCTCCACATCGTACAGCTTGAGCAGGGGTTGCAGCAGATGCTGTTGCGTTTGGGATACTCCCAATGCCTGGGCAATGGGATCGAACAAGTTCCAGGCAGTCAAAATCGATGTGCGTTCATCTCTCAAAAGATCTATGATGTGCGGAAGCAGCAACTCAACCGGGGTAAATTGCTCATAGGCGAAAGCCATTGGTTCAAGAAGCCTCTTTACATGGGCACAGCATGACATCACCTTACACTCGGCGATCTTACGCTCAAACAGCACTCGCTGACGATCCATCTCCGTGTATCTGTCACATTCCCTGCCTCCTTTGCAACTGAAGTGAGTGTGCAGCTCCAGTAACACAGCATTAGCCTCAAAAGCATGTAGAGATCTGACCAGAGCATAGACGGCCATGTAGTGGCTAGGGAATGGAAGCAACAAGTTGCTGAACATGGGCTCCAGCAGCTGGGCAGGATTTGGCGGCTGTGGCAAGCCTTGATCCTCCTCTCCGGGCTCCTCCAACTGAAGCAGCAGGCGCACTACTCGACGCACTGGCTTTGGAAGTTCCTGGCGATGCAGCTGTGCCACCGTCCGGCAGGCGGAGAGTCGAGCCTCAAAGGTGGCAGTCAAGCCATTTCCCATCAGAAGGGGTCGCAGACGTTGCATGGCGAAGAGTTCAATGATAAGACATCCCAAGACTTGAAGATCCCTCTCCTTTCTGGCATTCAACAGATGTTGTAGACAATTCCTTTTCTCCCTTAACAGATTCTTTGACTTTGGGGGTATCTCATCACCACTGGCAAACAGTTGATTCGTGAACGAATGTTCCGCTGAGTTCTGCTCGAACATCAGATCACTGCTGATCATCTTCTCTTCGGGATTGGCAGACGCACGTTGTTGTGGGAAAGTGCGTGCGTAAAACGCCTCCAGAGTTTCCAGATTGTGTAGCAACAGAGCAGGATTATAATTCTCCGGCAGTTCAATaaaatttgtgattgcatAGAAATTGGAAGCTGTTGCAGATGCAGAACTGCTGTGAACAGAGCCGGTTGATCCATCATCGCCAAGACGCAGTGATAGGTGCGATGATCCGGTTCCACTCTCAGCCTGCAGGTTTTCCGTACTTTTGGCCAGACGTTTCGTGGGACTGGCGTACAGTTGGCTTAGCCTGGGTGCAGCTTTACTAAACCAGGTCGTGGCATATCGACGTGGAGGATGTGCACTTGCAAAGAGCTGGACGATGCCGCGCTGGCTGAGATTCCTGTGCTGATCCACAAGGGTGAGGCAGACATTCTTTGATTTAACCGCCGCCTTGCCACTCAGCTTGTACCTAACGTGGAATAAGAAAATTAGTAAGAGTCAAATGAGCTAACGTGCATAGAAAACTCACCCGAAGTTGAGATCAATCCAGTGATGCAGTCGTTCGCTTACGTACTGCGACTCCAAGGCCTCGCGGTGCTTGCAGATGAAATCCTCCGGGCAGGTGGCCCAAGCAGGCAGCTCGAGATCCGGCAGGTCTTCGTGAATGCTCTTGAATATCATGGGATCGGAGTAGAACTCGGGAATGCACTCGTCTGGCGTCCATTCCTGGAGTCGCTGAATGGACACAGGATACTCGGCGGGCACCCAGATGGGACGCACGTGGGCGCAGAGGATGGCCTGGGGCGTTCTCCTCGCCATATATACGAAGTAGGTGATCTCGGATAGAAAGTCGGAGACATGGTGTGGCGCCTGATCACCGATTGCTGGATAACTACCGTCTGCGCTTCCATGCTGGCTTGCATGGGCGTACATGAGATCCAAATGGACATCGCCCTTGTTCAGACGATACTTGCTCTTCGTCAAGTCCCGCCATGCGCCACCACCGCGTCCACTAAAGTCAGTAACCCAGGGCATGATGTGGTGATAGGCGGCATTGGTCAGACTCCTGCCACACGCATTGTTCAGGATAGTAAGGTAGTCGAAATTGGACAGCTGACCATTGCACCACATCTCGGCGTACTCGCGCAAGTTGAAGTGGGCGGGATCGTAGGCGAATCGCAGGTCGAACATGGTGCTGCTGGATGGAAGTGGTTGCTGCGAGTCCTTCGCCTCCCCAAAATCCTCGCTGGCCAGTGGCGTAAGTGGCGACATGTCCTCCCCAGCTGGATCATCGTCCAGCAGATTGCACTGCAGCCGAGGCAGCACCTGCAGCCAGAGATTCTCTCGCAGCACAATGTCCTGCAGACGCAGATCGCCCAGAAAAAGGCCCTGCCCCTGGAGATGCTTGGCCAGCTGCAGGACCTGGTAGATCACAAATAGTGTCTTGTTGTAATTCTTTCCCAACAGAGCCGGACTGAAGGTGATGCAATCGTACAGGCTGCATTCCAGAGCTGGAGGATAAAAGAAGACGCTTATGTGCGTGGAGGACTCAATGGCCACCAGGGCGGGCAAGACGTTCGCATGACAGCTGCTGCCCACAGCAGCTGAGCACGAGTTGGCATTGGATGAGTCACTAACTCCGTCACGATCTAGCTGACAGTGCAGCACGGGGCAGTGATACACCCGCTGGATGAGCTCTTTGAGCACTGTATCATGCGGTTGCAGCTGGCCCTGGCCACTTGGTGGCTTCGTCGAGGGCGCTGCAGGGGCTAATCTGCACATTTTGACATGGGCGCCATTGTACTTCCTGTAAGCCTCCTCCCAAAGCTGCTTGAAGTTGCTGTGGGCCACAAAGGACACTGCCTGCGAGTAGGAGAGTGGCTCTTCGGATGAAGACGCATCTCCCGAGATCCTGGGC
Proteins encoded:
- the LOC120447518 gene encoding WD repeat-containing protein 81; its protein translation is MKMGDSEQIWPEIGVDPQHVCEAGGDGRFQLICDKAWLQSLERNRRLTHFPSWPLLDRRAYPAGQLEHPWTRILVQTYRKQPQSRVYPLPRISGDASSSEEPLSYSQAVSFVAHSNFKQLWEEAYRKYNGAHVKMCRLAPAAPSTKPPSGQGQLQPHDTVLKELIQRVYHCPVLHCQLDRDGVSDSSNANSCSAAVGSSCHANVLPALVAIESSTHISVFFYPPALECSLYDCITFSPALLGKNYNKTLFVIYQVLQLAKHLQGQGLFLGDLRLQDIVLRENLWLQVLPRLQCNLLDDDPAGEDMSPLTPLASEDFGEAKDSQQPLPSSSTMFDLRFAYDPAHFNLREYAEMWCNGQLSNFDYLTILNNACGRSLTNAAYHHIMPWVTDFSGRGGGAWRDLTKSKYRLNKGDVHLDLMYAHASQHGSADGSYPAIGDQAPHHVSDFLSEITYFVYMARRTPQAILCAHVRPIWVPAEYPVSIQRLQEWTPDECIPEFYSDPMIFKSIHEDLPDLELPAWATCPEDFICKHREALESQYVSERLHHWIDLNFGYKLSGKAAVKSKNVCLTLVDQHRNLSQRGIVQLFASAHPPRRYATTWFSKAAPRLSQLYASPTKRLAKSTENLQAESGTGSSHLSLRLGDDGSTGSVHSSSASATASNFYAITNFIELPENYNPALLLHNLETLEAFYARTFPQQRASANPEEKMISSDLMFEQNSAEHSFTNQLFASGDEIPPKSKNLLREKRNCLQHLLNARKERDLQVLGCLIIELFAMQRLRPLLMGNGLTATFEARLSACRTVAQLHRQELPKPVRRVVRLLLQLEEPGEEDQGLPQPPNPAQLLEPMFSNLLLPFPSHYMAVYALVRSLHAFEANAVLLELHTHFSCKGGRECDRYTEMDRQRVLFERKIAECKVMSCCAHVKRLLEPMAFAYEQFTPVELLLPHIIDLLRDERTSILTAWNLFDPIAQALGVSQTQQHLLQPLLKLYDVESVSSPDDGGSNGSTSSGGHLRFSASSSFKSRKSVKLYHHSFLLRLIVRFGLRCFLHHFIAPLIEAVGGYKEPEQGNGYHYHSGGSRRTSKNLNFASENEVHHQAVAAEMKPDIEELFTFEDDQDRASTQDNKSIDSFDMRPSTSAASAEEARESDGSPDKLVINELIYGARISPDKLSLREGQTPPVLVPPPLGPRSPTIEIPMCPTAGGIRRSFQLSAIDCDIGSRKSVDSFELISQAVEQLPPAAEETEAEASDSLQASVISRLSEAKAVQNNRISEMSAESLVWLSHRLGPVLTSRFITRNLLKLLSLCYVGQENLLPEVDDVGSSFSSSPDAANLNYFSIANARVVGDRSAARVLECLMSIAALYGENFLLLQYFPHISELISLCSKRITGSLEGAIISSLQLLKYMVPCLTDASIMEHLQHIMLEAILLPILRLLSSTNLVMPSGYLGRSLLARKFLDAIYALSVRLGSDMTREHLCQPLLNPFFLIFNKAFGLPNDFACDLANLSLVGGASQPERALEELRDVFGPELAHTAYLTFLRFLGEANMKRTLSNLDFVLTLCHEHEQPNGQSKTQLATSVSSGQDVDSVDASCELAANSFGTQIVGNRLQVARNNVELIDMVAYKLDQMPKTRHLKGNWLAYWRNETTRNEKDNQTLNLKQIRLQSFVGHTNSVRAIYALDNENSFISASKDKTVKLWSLRSEGDGRKTSACQFTYTAHKKSINSLGFLESLRYVVSCDSGIHLWDPFIGRPLGILDAPRHSAVTVVKCLPSHSPLVIAGTAESTVKMVDARSCEYVNEWRVCNASLPNATVRCLAVAPSGNWLAAGLSSGCIVQLDTRTGMVINSWRPMECDLLQLAAPSDQFLVSSALDHSLAVWHALDGIMHYQLKPPPEPAHFLQSVGPSLVYATTGNRVGVYADVAHSHAFSTITKLRSETFRGVLTSLAVLPLNRAFLAGNESGNIALLC